The genomic DNA TACCCGTTCCACCACCCGCAGTGGACGCGGCGGAAGCTCGACGGACCGCTCCCCGTCGAGGGGGACGGCATGAAGATCTTCCGGAACGGCGTGGACGCGGCGGCCGGGGCGCTGTGAGACGGCTCAGAATTCTCGCGCGCGAAGGGTCGCCTCGAGCGCCGGGAGGACGGCGAGGTCCTTCGGGCGACGCGCCGCGCGCTTGCTTTCGATGATCCGATCGAGCGGGAGCACGGGCACGTCGACGCCGGCGACGTCCATCCGCGTCGCACCGGCGAACTCCTCGGCGAACGACCTCATGCCGCTCATGTGCACGACGAGATCGAAGAGGGCGACGTTTTCCCCGACGAGGAGCGGCGGCGACGCCGCCGTCGGGGCGACGTAGGCGCCTCCGACCTCGTGAAGCGCGGAGCGGAACCCCGCGCCGTCCAGGTCTTCGATCCAGAGATCCACATCGACGGTGGCGGTCGGGGCCCCCTGGAGCGCGGCGGCCGACAACCCGACCACGAGGTACCGGACACCCCTCTCGTTCAGCTCACGCAGGAACGCGAGCTCTCTATCGCGAATCAGGCCAGGGGCGTCCACGGGTCAGTGCCAGCTCCAGTCGTTCGATCGGGGGCATGTCGAGGCACAGGAGCGCATGCCACACGTCCTCGAAGTCGAGCTCGGGGTGACGCGACAGGATTAGCCGCGCCCGCTCGAGCCGGGCCTCGGCCTTCCGCACTTCCTCGGCGACGGCGGCGTTCACGCCCGGAATGTACTACGAGGGCGGCGCTCTAGCCGCCCCCCAGCTTCGCCCGATACGCCTCGAGGACGATCCGGCAGCCGGCCTCGAGTCCGACCGCGGGGCCGTTGACGACGAGGTCGTATCCGAGAGGGTCGTCGATCTCGCGACGGAAGACCTGGCGCACGAAGGCCCGGCGCGCGGCGTCGTCCTCGTCGATGCGGCGCGTCGCCTCGGCGATCGAGATCTTCGCTTCCTTCGAGAACGCGTCGATGCGCACCCCGCGATCGCCGAGGATCCGCACCCGCAGCCCGAACGTCGGATCGAGCACGAACTGCGCCCCGCGCCCGAAGAGCACCGCGCTCCCCCGCCGCCCGATCGACGACACGACGCGCATGAGCTCGACTTCGTAGGAGGCCCGGGAGAGATGGCCGGGGATGAGCAGGTGCGCGAGGTAGTCGTACATCCCGGAGGCGCCCCGCTCGTCGTCGTGGACCAGCACCCGCTCGCGCATCGTGGCGTGGTCGACGATCGACGTCAGGATCTCCCTGTCGAACAGCTGCCAGTCGAGCTTCCGGGCGATCCGTTCCGCGATCTCGCGCCCGAACGCCCCGAGCTGCGTGGAGACGGCGACCCACGGCCCCTCGCGGGGCTTCTTCCAGGCCGGCTCCTCGTCGCGCGGGTGCTGGATCTCCCAGAGCCGCTGCTGGCGATCGAGGAGCTGTTCGATGTGGTCGATCGAGGCGGTGGAGTGCGCCATGACGGGCCTCCTTCGGGAAGGTGGGACCGTCACGATTCTAGGCCTCGGGGCGGTCAGCCGTCCAAGGCGTAGCGCCGGACCGCGGGGGCGCGCCAGGCGACCCACGCCGTGAAGAGGACGGTGAGCACGCCGCCGGAGACGACCGACACGGTCGCGCCGAGCGCCACCGTCGCGAACAGCGACGCCACCAGCCCCGATTCCATCTCCCCCAGCTGCGGTCCCCCCATGAAGAAGATCATGTTCACGGAGGTCATCCGGCCCCGCAGCTCGTCGGGGGTGATCAGCTGGCGGATCGTCTGGCGGATGACGGTCGAGACGAGGTCGGCGAAGCCGGAGGCGAACAACGCGAGGAACGTGAGCAGGAAGCTGCGCGAGAGCCCGTAGACGATCGTCGCCGCGCCGAACGCCGCGACCGCGCCGAGGAACCACGGGCCCTGCCTGCGCGGGAGGGGCCTCACCGAGGCGATCAACGAGCCGACGAGCGCCCCGAGCCCCGGCGCCGCGCGCAGCCACCCGAACCCGACCGGCCCCACCTTCAGGATCTGGTCCGCGAAGATCGGGAGCAGCGACGTCGCCGCGGAGAAAAACGTCGCGACGAAGTCGACCGCCATCGTCCAGACCATGATCGGCGTGCCGAAGACGAATCGCAGCCCCTGGCGCAGGGCGACGAGCGGCGGCTCGAAGGAGCCCGGCTCCCCCTCGGGTTTCCCCGACGTCCGCATTCCCGCGACGGCGGCGATCACCCCCGCGAAGGACAGCGCGTTGATCCCGTAGATCCACGCGAGGCCCTTCGTCCCCCCGTCGGACGTCGCGATCATCAGCCCCGCGAGCGCGGGCCCGCCGATCATCGCGGCGTGGAAGATGGTCAGATTCATCGACAGCGCGGCGGGGAGCTCGGCGCGGGGAACGAGCTTCGGGATCAGCGCCTGGCGTGCGGGATTGTCGAACGAGCCCGCCGCCGAGGTCAGCGCGGTCACGGCGTAGAGGGCCGCGAGGGTCTCGCCGCCCGTCCACGTGAGCCACGCGAGGATCGACGCGGCGATCAGCATCGCGCTCTGCGTGATCGCCATGATCCGTCGCCGGTCGCGGCGGTCGGCGACGACCCCGCCCCACAACGACAGCGAGAGGATCGGGATCATGCGCACCAGCCCGACGGTCCCGAGCGCGAGCGGCGATTTCGTCAGCAGGTAGATGTGCCAGTCGATGGCCGCGTACTGCATCTGCGAGCCGGTCAACGACACGAGCTGGGACGTCCAGAGCCACCGGAAATCCCGGTGGCTCAGGACGCGGTAGGGCCTCACGCGATCAGGCCGTGCGCTTGTACTCGACGAGCATCATGCGGAAGAGCTTCCGCCCCGGTCCCCGGGTCCACATCTCGTACGAGTGACGATCGCGATCCTTGATGCGGACCTTGCAGAGGAACTTGACGGTCTTGCCGTCCGGCCCGCAGGACTTCCCTTCGAACTCCATCACCTTGGGGGTCGGCTTCCCGATGCCGACGCTGTCCATGATCCCCGTGCCGAAGGAGTCCATCCACGTGCCCACGTACCGCTGCCGGACGTTGTCGTACCCGGTGAAGCCGATCCCCTCGAAGGGCATCCCCATCGAGGTCCCCTTGTAGATCTGCTCGAGGTAGCGGCCGCCCAGGACCCAGCGGTGGACCGAGGTCCCCTCGCTGACCTGCTCCGGCAGCCCCGGCCCCATGACGAATGTCGTCTTGGTCGCGAACGTCCCGACCATCGGCTCGAGTCGAGCGTGCCCCTTCGACGGGGTCATCGCCTTCTGCCAGAGCGCCATCATCGCCGCTTCGTCGTTGGCCTTCGTCTTCTTCTTCGTCTTCGCAGCCATCGGTCACCTCCGCCGCGCAGACTATCGCGGGACGAGCCCGACGCGCATCGTCCCGGCGAGCGGCTCGGGGGACTCCCCCTTCGCCCAGTCCACCGGCCCCTTCACGAAGCGCTGCTTCAGGTGCGGCAGCACGAAAGTGCTCCACGCCTTGTCGAAGTACGCGTACGCCGCGTCCCAGTCCGTCCCCTCCCCCCAACCGAGATGGGTGAACCGCAGCCTCGTGCGCCCCTCGCCCGCCGGTTGAAGCTCGACGACGACCATCGTGCGCTGCCCACGGATCGCCGGGATGGACGGCGGCGCGTTCCAGGTGAACGCGAGCCGCCGCTCCGGCTCGAAGGCCAGGATGCGCATCCCGTCGGCCCCGCGCATCCCCGGCTCCGCCTTCGGGTTGAAGAAGATCTCGTACGCTCCGTCCACCCGGGGCTCGATGTGTGCGCCGGGGGCGAAGAAGCTCGTGACCCCGGCCTCGGTCGTCCAGACCTTCCAGACCTCGGAGACCGGAGCGGGAAGCTCGAACTCCGCGCGCAGGATCCGATCGGAGGCCGCGGCCCCCGTCACCGTGAAGATCGCCGCCAGCACGCACGCCGCCCTCATCGCGCACCTCCCGCCGCCGCCGTGTAACGGCCGAGCACCCCTTCCCATCCGCCGCTGTACCCCTCGCGGGTCGCGGCGGCCTCGGCGCCGAGCTTCTGCCATCCGCGATGCTCGAGTTCGACGCGCGTGCCGTCCCCCTCGGGAACGAAGCGGACCTCGAGCTCCTGGGCCGTGTCGGCCCCGCGGCCGGGGTGCCAGGTCACGACGAATCGCCCCGGCGGCTCCCAGGCGAGGATCGTCCCCCAGACCGAGCGCTCCCCCGCGTCGCTTTCCTCGAAGAGGGCGCCCCCCACGCGCGGCTCGAAACCGCATCGGACCGCCTTCCCCTCGAACACCGAGTGGGTCGCCAGCGGCCACCACGACGCCATCCTCGCGGTGAAAAGGTCGAAGGCCT from Candidatus Polarisedimenticolaceae bacterium includes the following:
- a CDS encoding cytidylate kinase-like family protein encodes the protein MAHSTASIDHIEQLLDRQQRLWEIQHPRDEEPAWKKPREGPWVAVSTQLGAFGREIAERIARKLDWQLFDREILTSIVDHATMRERVLVHDDERGASGMYDYLAHLLIPGHLSRASYEVELMRVVSSIGRRGSAVLFGRGAQFVLDPTFGLRVRILGDRGVRIDAFSKEAKISIAEATRRIDEDDAARRAFVRQVFRREIDDPLGYDLVVNGPAVGLEAGCRIVLEAYRAKLGGG
- a CDS encoding MFS transporter → MRPYRVLSHRDFRWLWTSQLVSLTGSQMQYAAIDWHIYLLTKSPLALGTVGLVRMIPILSLSLWGGVVADRRDRRRIMAITQSAMLIAASILAWLTWTGGETLAALYAVTALTSAAGSFDNPARQALIPKLVPRAELPAALSMNLTIFHAAMIGGPALAGLMIATSDGGTKGLAWIYGINALSFAGVIAAVAGMRTSGKPEGEPGSFEPPLVALRQGLRFVFGTPIMVWTMAVDFVATFFSAATSLLPIFADQILKVGPVGFGWLRAAPGLGALVGSLIASVRPLPRRQGPWFLGAVAAFGAATIVYGLSRSFLLTFLALFASGFADLVSTVIRQTIRQLITPDELRGRMTSVNMIFFMGGPQLGEMESGLVASLFATVALGATVSVVSGGVLTVLFTAWVAWRAPAVRRYALDG
- a CDS encoding DUF1579 domain-containing protein, producing the protein MAAKTKKKTKANDEAAMMALWQKAMTPSKGHARLEPMVGTFATKTTFVMGPGLPEQVSEGTSVHRWVLGGRYLEQIYKGTSMGMPFEGIGFTGYDNVRQRYVGTWMDSFGTGIMDSVGIGKPTPKVMEFEGKSCGPDGKTVKFLCKVRIKDRDRHSYEMWTRGPGRKLFRMMLVEYKRTA
- a CDS encoding SRPBCC domain-containing protein; the encoded protein is MRAACVLAAIFTVTGAAASDRILRAEFELPAPVSEVWKVWTTEAGVTSFFAPGAHIEPRVDGAYEIFFNPKAEPGMRGADGMRILAFEPERRLAFTWNAPPSIPAIRGQRTMVVVELQPAGEGRTRLRFTHLGWGEGTDWDAAYAYFDKAWSTFVLPHLKQRFVKGPVDWAKGESPEPLAGTMRVGLVPR
- a CDS encoding SRPBCC family protein, translating into MGNVEPIAPYLEPLRKTRVVPIPPAQAFDLFTARMASWWPLATHSVFEGKAVRCGFEPRVGGALFEESDAGERSVWGTILAWEPPGRFVVTWHPGRGADTAQELEVRFVPEGDGTRVELEHRGWQKLGAEAAATREGYSGGWEGVLGRYTAAAGGAR